In one Oncorhynchus masou masou isolate Uvic2021 chromosome 23, UVic_Omas_1.1, whole genome shotgun sequence genomic region, the following are encoded:
- the LOC135510891 gene encoding transmembrane protein 229B-like: MDTTRRTGKQYKRQRNHRDIHGSGMESGTLHVRRALGGKTLEAGDDEEAPPEPPERVTHRPLSPLARLYVYALHGCLCEVGFTAVWDWWETKDRRLAGHTSLWALPMYALAIFLIEGLRGRLLAQRCPLLLRMLVYTLFIYLWEFSWGVVLRFLGACPWDYSGFSYNLAGLVTLEYALPWALASLIAEQHVIRKTLRVRLAN; the protein is encoded by the exons atggacacaacGAGGCGGACCGGGAAGCAGTATAAAAGGCAACGTAACCACAGAGACATACACGGCTCAGGGATGGAATCAGGAACACTACACGTAAGGAGGGCACTAGGCGGTAAAACTTTGG AGGCTGGTGATGACGAGGAGGCCCCACCAGAGCCACCAGAGCGGGTGACCCATCGTCCCCTGTCCCCTCTGGCCCGCCTCTATGTCTACGCCCTGCACGGCTGCCTGTGTGAGGTGGGCTTCACCGCTGTATGGGACTGGTGGGAGACCAAGGACAGGAGGCTGGCAGGACACACCAGCCTTTGGGCCCTCCCCATGTATGCCTTGGCCATCTTCCTCATAGAGGGCCTGCGTGGCAGGCTGTTGGCCCAGCGCTGCCCCCTGCTGCTACGCATGCTGGTCTACACCCTGTTCATCTACCTGTGGGAGTTTAGCTGGGGCGTGGTGCTGAGGTTTTTAGGAGCCTGTCCATGGGACTACTCTGGGTTTAGCTATAACCTGGCAGGGCTGGTGACTCTTGAGTATGCCCTGCCCTGGGCCCTGGCCTCACTAATAGCAGAGCAGCATGTCATCAGAAAAACTCTGAGAGTACGACTGGCTAACTGA
- the hcar1-3 gene encoding hydroxycarboxylic acid receptor 2 — MVDEATVVHSNSTGRLNQPFHCLATQNLVADILPPVLIIELLVGLPGNVMALWIFTCRLKTWRANTLFLFNLVLADFLLLICLPFRIDNLFRGEHWVFGEAWCRINLFMLAVNRSASIAFMTTVAFDRYFKVVHPHHRVNHMTSTQAGWVAGGIWAVVISLRLPLLTTNLLRQGGNMSLCRSFSSYTVTPLAIEIHNMVYVGEFFLPLLLLLFCSARIACILRQRQLDKEQKVRRAIRVVGLIVAVFVLCFFPGIATGLSTVYIKKVRPRDCVSYNMAAQLFSLSIGFTYLNSALDPVIYCFSSSMFRNSLKSSINKLGLVEMRLSRRGSMTSDG, encoded by the coding sequence ATGGTTGATGAAGCAACAGTAGTGCACAGTAACTCTACCGGAAGACTGAACCAGCCCTTCCACTGCCTGGCCACTCAGAATCTGGTGGCCGACATACTGCCTCCTGTCCTGATTATAGAGCTCCTAGTGGGCTTGCCAGGCAACGTAATGGCCCTGTGGATCTTCACCTGCCGTCTGAAGACTTGGAGGGCCAACACCCTGTTCCTCTTTAACTTGGTCCTGGCTGACTTCCTACTGCTCATCTGCCTGCCCTTCCGCATTGACAACCTGTTCCGTGGGGAACACTGGGTGTTTGGCGAAGCTTGGTGCCGGATCAACCTCTTCATGCTCGCTGTCAACCGCTCGGCCAGCATCGCCTTCATGACTACCGTGGCCTTCGACCGCTACTTCAAGGTGGTCCACCCACACCACCGTGTCAACCACATGACATCTACCCAGGCAGGATGGGTGGCGGGAGGCATCTGGGCAGTGGTGATCTCCCTGCGGCTCCCCCTGCTGACCACCAACCTCCTCAGGCAGGGTGGCAACATGTCCCTGTGTCGCAGCTTCAGCTCCTACACTGTGACTCCCCTGGCAATCGAGATACACAACATGGTGTATGTCGGAGAGTTCTTCCTGCCCCTGCTGCTCTTGCTCTTCTGCTCAGCCAGGATTGCCTGCATCTTACGCCAACGGCAACTGGACAAGGAGCAGAAGGTTCGGCGGGCCATCCGGGTGGTTGGGCTGATCGTGGCTGTGTTTGTGCTGTGTTTCTTTCCCGGCATCGCCACAGGCCTGAGTACGGTTTATATCAAGAAGGTCAGACCCAGGGACTGTGTGTCTTACAACATGGCTGCGCAGCTCTTCAGCCTGTCCATTGGATTTACCTACCTTAACAGTGCTCTGGACCCAGTCATCTACTGTTTTTCCAGTTCCATGTTCCGAAACTCCCTCAAGAGCTCCATCAATAAGCTGGGCCTGGTGGAGATGAGGCTGAGTCGACGGGGAAGCATGACCAGCGATGGGTGA